The proteins below are encoded in one region of Candidatus Saganbacteria bacterium:
- the cimA gene encoding citramalate synthase has protein sequence MMVKLFDTTLRDGAQTEGISFTVEDKIKIARLLDSIGVHYIEGGWPGSNPKDIAFFEKIKDVPLKNSTIVAFSSTRRAGIPVEEDKNISTLIEADTKAVSIFGKSWDFHVTEALHTTLEENLLMIYDTVRHLKSKGKEVIYDAEHFFDGYKANPQYAIRTLKEAERAGADVICLCDTNGGTLAFEVQKIIKEVNDVIKTPLGIHAHNDCECAVSVTEMAVYCGVTHVQGTVNGYGERCGNANLCSIIPILKLKLGIDCITDVNLKRLTEISRHVSEIANLPLSGHQPFVGRSAFTHKGGIHVSAVMKHTNTYEHISPEAVGNERRVTVSELSGISNLVFKAKEFGADLKKESPQVRPLLAKLKTLEHQGYQFEEGEASFEILIKKEMGLFQLPFKWHKFEVNTVKTKNKKMEVEAKVEIMLGRKLIRAKGHGNGPVNALDEAVRGTLSKRFPVINEVKLTDYKVRVLDSTDGTAAKVRVLIESADEKKTWGTVGVSSNVIEASWLALIDSFEYKLMIEGVK, from the coding sequence ATGATGGTAAAACTATTTGATACAACGCTCCGCGACGGGGCACAGACGGAAGGCATTTCCTTCACGGTGGAGGATAAGATAAAGATCGCGCGCCTTCTTGATTCTATCGGTGTACATTATATAGAGGGCGGCTGGCCGGGTTCTAACCCGAAAGACATAGCTTTTTTTGAAAAGATCAAGGATGTGCCGCTTAAAAACTCGACGATCGTGGCGTTCAGCAGCACAAGAAGAGCCGGCATTCCTGTTGAAGAAGACAAGAATATCAGTACTCTCATAGAGGCTGATACAAAGGCGGTCTCGATATTCGGGAAAAGCTGGGATTTTCACGTGACTGAAGCTCTGCATACAACGCTTGAAGAGAACCTTTTGATGATATATGACACTGTCAGGCACCTCAAGTCAAAGGGTAAAGAGGTCATATACGACGCGGAGCATTTCTTTGACGGTTACAAAGCAAATCCGCAGTACGCGATCAGGACATTAAAGGAAGCCGAAAGGGCAGGGGCCGATGTGATATGCCTTTGCGATACGAACGGAGGCACACTCGCTTTCGAGGTCCAGAAGATAATAAAAGAAGTGAATGACGTGATCAAAACTCCTCTGGGAATACACGCGCATAACGACTGCGAGTGCGCGGTGTCAGTGACGGAGATGGCGGTCTATTGCGGCGTCACGCACGTGCAGGGGACAGTGAACGGCTACGGCGAAAGATGCGGGAACGCAAACCTCTGCTCGATAATACCTATATTGAAGCTGAAGCTCGGCATAGACTGCATAACTGACGTAAATTTGAAAAGGCTTACCGAGATCTCAAGGCACGTGAGCGAGATAGCCAATCTGCCTCTTTCGGGCCACCAGCCTTTTGTCGGCAGGTCTGCTTTCACCCATAAAGGCGGCATACACGTGAGCGCAGTGATGAAACATACAAATACTTACGAGCATATAAGCCCGGAAGCAGTCGGCAACGAAAGAAGAGTGACCGTGTCCGAGCTTTCAGGCATAAGCAACCTGGTATTTAAGGCAAAAGAGTTCGGGGCTGATCTTAAAAAAGAATCCCCGCAAGTAAGACCGCTTCTCGCGAAGCTGAAGACACTGGAACACCAGGGTTACCAGTTCGAGGAGGGAGAAGCGTCGTTCGAGATACTGATAAAAAAAGAAATGGGGCTTTTCCAACTACCGTTCAAGTGGCACAAGTTCGAGGTGAACACGGTCAAGACAAAGAACAAGAAGATGGAAGTGGAAGCTAAAGTCGAGATAATGCTCGGCAGGAAACTTATACGCGCAAAAGGACACGGCAACGGTCCGGTCAACGCACTGGACGAGGCTGTACGCGGTACTTTGTCAAAAAGATTTCCCGTGATAAACGAAGTGAAGCTCACGGATTATAAGGTCAGGGTGCTTGACAGTACCGACGGTACTGCCGCGAAGGTCCGCGTCCTGATAGAATCGGCCGACGAGAAAAAAACATGGGGTACCGTGGGAGTTTCATCGAACGTCATAGAGGCAAGCTGGCTGGCTTTGATCGACAGTTTTGAATACAAGCTGATGATAGAGGGGGTAAAATGA
- a CDS encoding uracil-DNA glycosylase — protein MSASKPRSFDGLSYSQVNEKAQTCRNCGLHLTRNKVVFGKGPVPCGLMLIGEGPGADEDVQGFPFVGRAGQLLTKIFESVGIDRENEVYITNTVKCRPPENRTPSNDEIEACHPYLEAQISLIAPKIIVLAGSPACKTMLKSEEPISKIRGKWFKMEGRDTMMMPIFHPSYLLRNQSKEKNAPKWLTWQDMIEIKNAYDCVKKAEQLEAR, from the coding sequence ATGAGCGCGAGTAAGCCAAGATCCTTTGACGGCCTTTCATACAGCCAGGTCAATGAAAAAGCGCAGACCTGCAGGAATTGCGGATTGCATCTTACGAGGAACAAGGTTGTTTTCGGCAAGGGCCCGGTACCCTGCGGGCTGATGCTCATAGGAGAAGGCCCGGGTGCCGACGAAGACGTGCAGGGGTTCCCGTTCGTCGGGAGAGCCGGCCAGCTTCTGACAAAGATATTTGAATCGGTCGGGATCGACAGGGAAAATGAAGTCTATATCACAAATACGGTAAAATGCAGGCCGCCGGAAAACAGGACGCCTTCAAATGACGAGATCGAAGCCTGCCATCCCTATCTGGAAGCGCAGATAAGTCTGATCGCCCCCAAGATAATCGTTCTCGCGGGCTCCCCGGCATGCAAGACCATGCTAAAAAGCGAAGAGCCCATCTCAAAGATACGGGGAAAATGGTTCAAGATGGAAGGCAGGGACACTATGATGATGCCGATATTCCACCCGTCATATCTCCTGCGCAACCAGTCAAAAGAGAAGAATGCCCCGAAATGGCTGACATGGCAGGATATGATCGAGATAAAGAACGCGTATGATTGCGTCAAAAAAGCCGAACAACTGGAGGCCCGTTAG
- a CDS encoding carbon-nitrogen family hydrolase — protein MKKKLTVSLIQMDIKTAMAEKNFETAADLIEKAGRYKPDFIVLPEMWSTGFAYLDLHGIAKRWSEETMDFIKYHARRSSAVLIAGSVPEVSEKKVYNTCFVADPSGEISGKYRKTHSFSPTGENTHFANGETADALETGFGKIGVIICYDLRFPELSRKLWTKGINMLFVPAQFPSVRIDHWLTLLKARAIENHIFTIGCNRVGKDKRYEYPGESVVFDPFGNTVEKAGGKECVMTCTIDPDKIKEANERIPIQKDRRPEVYK, from the coding sequence ATGAAGAAAAAATTAACCGTTTCCCTCATCCAGATGGACATAAAGACTGCTATGGCCGAAAAGAATTTTGAAACTGCTGCAGATCTTATCGAAAAAGCCGGAAGGTACAAGCCGGATTTCATCGTCCTTCCCGAGATGTGGTCGACAGGATTCGCGTACCTCGATCTTCACGGCATCGCAAAAAGATGGTCAGAGGAGACGATGGATTTCATCAAATATCACGCCAGGAGGTCGTCCGCTGTACTTATAGCCGGTTCAGTACCGGAAGTTTCCGAAAAAAAAGTTTATAACACGTGTTTTGTGGCCGATCCTTCCGGAGAAATATCCGGCAAATATAGAAAAACGCATTCCTTCAGCCCGACCGGTGAAAATACGCATTTTGCTAACGGCGAGACCGCCGACGCGCTGGAGACCGGGTTCGGGAAGATCGGGGTGATAATATGCTATGATCTCAGGTTCCCCGAACTGTCAAGGAAACTATGGACAAAAGGGATCAATATGCTTTTTGTCCCCGCGCAGTTCCCGTCGGTGAGGATAGACCACTGGCTGACGCTCCTTAAAGCGAGAGCCATTGAAAACCACATTTTTACGATCGGATGCAACCGGGTCGGGAAAGACAAAAGATACGAATATCCTGGCGAGTCCGTTGTGTTCGATCCGTTCGGCAACACGGTCGAAAAAGCCGGAGGCAAAGAATGCGTGATGACCTGCACGATAGACCCGGACAAAATTAAAGAAGCGAATGAAAGGATACCGATCCAGAAGGACAGACGGCCGGAAGTTTATAAATGA
- a CDS encoding DUF362 domain-containing protein → MKIRNPNDENATVYFLPIEDVNAESLVSLFEKAGFNDLIEKDKLTAIKVHFGEMGNTAYLKPENVMPIAEKISALGSKPFLTDANTLYKGTRGDAVSHINTAHAHGYDFAPVVIADGLQGKDYYKVPVNLKHFKEVNIGSACHHIDSMIVMTHFKGHEVTGFGGAIKNVGMGLGSRSGKQQMHADVSPSVKTPKCTGCGLCVKWCPQDAIVLTDGKAVIDRSKCIGCAECIVTCDFDAISIEWNGSPKSLQEKMAEYCCGAVRGKKCGYFNFIVDVSPNCDCYNFNHPPIVKDIGVVASLDPVAIDQASVDLVNKAAGFDIIKKTWPDIDHNIQLDYGEQIGLGLRKYELIST, encoded by the coding sequence ATGAAAATCCGAAATCCAAATGATGAAAATGCGACCGTTTATTTTTTGCCCATTGAGGATGTTAATGCCGAGAGTCTTGTGTCTTTATTTGAAAAAGCGGGATTTAATGATCTTATCGAAAAAGACAAGCTCACCGCGATAAAAGTCCATTTCGGTGAGATGGGCAACACCGCATACCTTAAACCTGAAAATGTCATGCCCATAGCAGAAAAAATATCTGCACTCGGCAGCAAGCCTTTCCTGACGGACGCGAATACGCTTTATAAAGGTACAAGGGGCGATGCTGTTTCCCACATAAATACCGCGCATGCACACGGTTATGATTTTGCACCTGTCGTCATAGCCGACGGCCTGCAGGGAAAAGATTATTACAAGGTCCCTGTTAACCTTAAACATTTTAAAGAGGTGAATATCGGCTCCGCCTGCCATCACATCGACTCTATGATAGTGATGACCCATTTCAAAGGGCACGAAGTAACGGGATTCGGAGGGGCGATAAAGAACGTCGGCATGGGGCTAGGCTCGCGCTCCGGCAAGCAGCAGATGCACGCGGATGTATCCCCTTCCGTTAAAACTCCAAAGTGCACGGGATGCGGACTTTGCGTCAAGTGGTGCCCTCAGGATGCGATCGTTCTGACAGACGGGAAAGCCGTCATAGACCGCTCAAAATGCATCGGATGCGCTGAATGCATAGTCACCTGCGATTTCGATGCGATATCGATCGAGTGGAACGGCTCTCCGAAATCGCTCCAGGAAAAGATGGCGGAATATTGCTGCGGCGCGGTCAGAGGGAAAAAATGCGGCTATTTCAACTTTATCGTCGATGTGTCGCCCAATTGCGATTGTTACAATTTCAATCACCCTCCGATCGTAAAGGATATAGGTGTCGTCGCGTCCCTTGACCCTGTTGCCATTGACCAGGCAAGCGTTGACCTTGTCAACAAGGCGGCGGGTTTTGATATAATAAAAAAGACCTGGCCGGACATCGATCACAATATCCAGCTCGATTACGGCGAGCAGATAGGTCTCGGCCTTAGAAAGTATGAGTTGATCTCGACGTGA
- a CDS encoding 3'-5' exonuclease, with amino-acid sequence MSDLLKDKEFIELEKKFPFLSRYRQENEIDKLPYIIVDIETTGLDPASSEIIEIGAIKTAGPVEKDVFTTLIKPTGPIPPEIERLTGISQDMVEGKPGIKQVLQDFIDFAGSSIIVAHNSDFDLGFLKYHIRKELEKEFTNRVACTVKVSRTIVPGLRNYKLHTVAEHMGIEVRNRHRAMGDSEITFKVWNKLVELMMQKDMTTFHEIEKIMAV; translated from the coding sequence GTGAGCGATCTTTTGAAAGACAAAGAGTTCATCGAACTTGAAAAAAAGTTCCCTTTCCTGTCCCGATACAGGCAGGAGAACGAGATAGATAAACTGCCTTATATCATCGTGGACATCGAGACGACCGGGCTTGACCCCGCGTCAAGCGAGATCATCGAGATCGGAGCGATAAAGACCGCGGGGCCGGTCGAAAAAGATGTATTTACCACGCTTATAAAGCCCACAGGCCCTATCCCGCCTGAAATAGAACGTCTTACAGGCATCTCGCAGGACATGGTGGAAGGAAAACCCGGTATCAAACAAGTACTGCAGGATTTTATCGATTTTGCCGGGAGCAGCATAATAGTCGCGCACAACAGTGATTTTGACCTCGGCTTTTTAAAATACCATATCCGGAAAGAACTGGAAAAAGAATTCACTAACAGGGTCGCCTGCACGGTAAAAGTGTCCAGGACTATCGTTCCCGGCCTCAGGAACTACAAGCTGCATACGGTCGCCGAGCACATGGGGATCGAAGTCCGGAACAGGCACAGGGCCATGGGAGACAGCGAGATAACTTTTAAAGTCTGGAATAAGCTCGTTGAACTTATGATGCAGAAAGATATGACGACTTTTCATGAGATAGAAAAGATCATGGCGGTTTGA
- the pta gene encoding phosphate acetyltransferase has protein sequence MEFLENTWNKAKRLQKRIILPETDDIRIIKASDLILKSRIACLILIGSPDKINSAAASSGIDLSKAEIVDPSSSPKLDRYIEIYMNNMKAHKHDISYDDAKKLLTTDYPFFGAMMIAEGDADGMVTGADHATAHTIKAAVYSVGLAEGIKILSSFFIMVLKTPQFGVNGVLFYADCGVVPDPDDKQLCDITLSTADSFRKLMGREPRIAMLSFSTMGSGSGGSIEKVKSALKMIKEKSPDLAVDGEMQADAALIASIGKKKAPESKVAGRANVLIFPNLDAGNIGYKLTERLADATALGPLLQGCAKPINDLSRGCSVDDIATITAVTALQV, from the coding sequence ATGGAATTTCTAGAAAATACCTGGAACAAGGCAAAAAGGCTTCAAAAGAGGATCATCCTTCCCGAGACAGATGATATCAGGATAATCAAAGCTTCTGATCTCATATTAAAAAGCAGGATCGCATGTCTCATCCTCATCGGGTCACCGGACAAGATAAACAGTGCCGCGGCTTCAAGCGGCATCGACCTTTCAAAGGCAGAGATCGTAGACCCCTCTTCTTCGCCGAAACTTGACAGGTACATCGAGATCTATATGAACAATATGAAGGCGCACAAGCACGATATCTCATATGACGATGCAAAAAAACTTCTGACAACCGACTATCCGTTCTTCGGCGCGATGATGATAGCCGAGGGCGATGCTGACGGCATGGTCACGGGTGCGGACCATGCTACCGCGCATACTATCAAAGCAGCCGTATATTCCGTCGGACTTGCCGAAGGGATTAAGATCCTTTCAAGCTTTTTTATAATGGTGTTGAAGACCCCGCAGTTCGGCGTGAATGGAGTGCTGTTCTACGCGGATTGCGGTGTAGTCCCTGATCCCGACGATAAACAGCTTTGCGATATAACGCTTTCGACAGCAGATTCTTTCCGGAAGCTCATGGGCCGCGAGCCGAGGATCGCCATGCTCTCATTCTCGACAATGGGAAGCGGTAGCGGCGGGTCCATCGAAAAAGTGAAGTCCGCGCTGAAAATGATAAAAGAAAAAAGCCCGGACCTGGCTGTTGACGGCGAGATGCAGGCTGATGCCGCGCTTATCGCTTCTATCGGGAAGAAAAAAGCGCCCGAGAGCAAAGTCGCGGGCCGCGCTAACGTCCTGATATTCCCCAACCTTGATGCCGGAAATATCGGATACAAGCTGACCGAGAGGCTCGCGGACGCCACTGCGCTCGGCCCGTTGCTGCAGGGATGCGCGAAGCCGATAAACGATCTTTCACGCGGTTGCAGCGTCGACGACATAGCGACCATTACCGCGGTGACCGCTCTGCAGGTATAA
- a CDS encoding metallopeptidase TldD-related protein: PGPSPYTEMNIFDPQIASVPVETKIELTKAIEKAAYNLDPRIKKTENTGYCESESEVHIRNTKGIDCSYTSNYCGGFAQVISSSGEGEEEGYYYNFKKKWKGLDPVQTGEKAAAKAMALLDGRTIKSGKLPVVLDNETAAEMLEVISGMISADATQKGKSLFAGKTGKQIASATVSITDDGTLADRTGTSPFDDEGVPKRRNIIVEDGVLNSFLYNVYTASKDKTKSTGNGKRASFKYPPVIGPNNMFVEPGTSSREKIISKITKGILIMRLMALHTINPVSGDFSLGAAGLMIENGKTTYPVRGITISGNLIELLRSVEEIGNDLEFFAQADNCGSPSLLIGSLDVSGN; this comes from the coding sequence CCCAGGACCTTCACCGTATACTGAAATGAATATATTTGACCCCCAAATAGCTTCAGTACCCGTCGAAACTAAGATCGAACTGACAAAAGCGATAGAAAAAGCGGCTTACAACCTTGACCCGAGAATAAAAAAGACGGAGAATACCGGCTACTGTGAATCCGAGAGCGAGGTGCATATAAGAAATACCAAGGGTATCGATTGTTCATATACTTCTAACTATTGCGGCGGATTCGCGCAGGTAATCAGCTCGTCCGGAGAAGGTGAAGAAGAAGGATATTATTACAACTTTAAAAAGAAATGGAAGGGCCTTGATCCTGTTCAGACAGGCGAAAAAGCGGCTGCCAAAGCAATGGCGCTTTTAGACGGCAGGACGATCAAGTCAGGGAAACTTCCTGTCGTCCTCGATAATGAGACGGCAGCGGAGATGCTTGAGGTCATCTCAGGGATGATATCCGCAGATGCAACGCAGAAAGGAAAGTCCCTGTTCGCGGGAAAGACAGGCAAACAGATAGCTTCAGCAACAGTTTCCATAACAGACGACGGGACATTAGCTGACAGGACCGGCACTTCTCCTTTTGATGATGAAGGAGTTCCAAAACGGCGAAATATTATCGTCGAAGACGGTGTACTGAACAGCTTTTTGTATAACGTTTACACCGCATCAAAGGACAAAACAAAAAGCACAGGGAACGGAAAAAGGGCCAGTTTCAAATATCCTCCTGTTATAGGCCCCAATAATATGTTTGTCGAGCCTGGCACGAGTTCACGGGAGAAGATAATATCAAAAATAACCAAAGGCATTCTTATAATGCGCTTAATGGCGCTTCACACGATAAACCCGGTGTCAGGCGATTTTTCCCTCGGTGCTGCGGGACTCATGATAGAGAACGGAAAAACGACTTATCCTGTAAGAGGAATAACTATTTCAGGCAATCTTATAGAACTCCTCCGCTCGGTGGAAGAAATAGGCAATGACCTCGAATTCTTCGCCCAGGCCGACAACTGCGGCTCCCCTTCCCTGCTTATCGGCTCGCTCGATGTTTCGGGGAATTGA
- a CDS encoding DUF4116 domain-containing protein encodes MEILTLSGTRTIEDIYRRLREIDSIKDGKADGIITREELGEASNKNINTVIQFNEGKTSSYDAIQKLYLKLQAMDKKDGSLDGNIEELKSRSGITLTTEQIADVSILLETDDFVSAKKRRSIISAIKRGFQHLQYTEPSARKDKKVVLAAVEKDGMALQYAGESLRKDKDVVLAALEQNSEAMQYMDKTLWKDKEIVLAAAGQNGSALEHAHSDLKMDKEFVLAIVNKNGGALQYADESLKKDKEIVLAAVKQSGKILQYADEGFRKNKEIVLAAVKQNGEALQYADRSLRRDKEVVLAAVKQNGNALVYADYLTKDKEVVLAAVEQNGDAVIYGDIVLRRGKDFEKVISAVIEKNKGTSDFAKKRELALDKVKGFWRNLEEMDAPFKKDKEIVLAAVKEYWGALQYADETLRNDKEVVLAAVKQNGAALEYADNTLKKDKKIVLIAVEQDGKYLQHADESLKKDKEVVLAAVEQNGFALQYADKSLRKDKEVVLAAIDEIGLAIEYADETLKKDKEVVLAAVKESGGVLQYADESLKRDKVFVLTVVKKAGSELQYADETLRKDKEVVLAAVKQNGGALQYADRSFRKDKEVVLVAVKTNKYALQYADDSLRYDREVVLATVPSLDDIYNSNTGQNDYLSLFVSNILLMGFYEESDASLKALAHSGKGMLSSYRTINQQIEKTGLKGLSNIDPDSANKLISIIVEIYGYHDLWATRSKYSVMRDIRLIEMSNISVIAKILSQEGKMETPKITTYKFDWSGRPSIPVNLPSNVYWYKKDIPELRSLLNSKYEVYKKAAAKALEKIAKDGVEDQELEAGNKPSPEKAQALRKMMEDKDWTLRYRALEALRISGADAAELTPEILKLFNDKDWYVHNSAALIIEKNKEKHIEYLKDSIKTGSEFAQERAKDILGPTNPK; translated from the coding sequence ATGGAAATATTAACACTATCAGGCACACGGACTATAGAAGATATCTACAGAAGGTTGAGAGAAATAGATTCTATAAAGGACGGAAAAGCAGACGGTATCATAACCCGGGAAGAGCTGGGTGAGGCCTCAAATAAAAATATCAACACAGTCATACAGTTCAACGAAGGCAAAACCTCATCGTATGACGCGATCCAAAAACTCTATCTGAAACTTCAAGCCATGGATAAAAAGGACGGCAGTCTGGACGGAAATATTGAGGAGCTAAAATCGCGCTCCGGGATCACATTGACTACAGAACAGATCGCTGATGTCAGCATACTTTTAGAGACCGACGATTTTGTTTCTGCTAAAAAAAGAAGATCCATAATCAGTGCAATTAAAAGAGGTTTTCAACATTTACAATATACGGAACCCTCCGCAAGAAAAGATAAAAAGGTGGTTTTGGCGGCAGTCGAAAAAGACGGGATGGCATTGCAGTATGCGGGTGAAAGCTTAAGAAAGGACAAGGATGTTGTATTGGCGGCGCTTGAGCAAAACAGTGAGGCAATGCAATATATGGATAAAACGTTATGGAAGGATAAGGAAATCGTATTGGCAGCAGCCGGACAAAACGGATCGGCGCTAGAGCATGCGCATTCAGACTTAAAAATGGATAAAGAATTTGTACTTGCAATTGTCAATAAAAACGGAGGGGCGTTGCAATATGCGGACGAAAGTTTAAAAAAGGACAAAGAAATAGTCCTGGCTGCTGTTAAACAAAGCGGGAAGATTTTGCAGTATGCTGATGAAGGTTTTAGAAAAAACAAAGAAATAGTGCTAGCTGCTGTTAAACAAAATGGAGAGGCATTGCAGTATGCAGACAGAAGTTTAAGAAGGGATAAAGAAGTTGTATTAGCAGCTGTTAAACAAAATGGGAATGCGTTGGTATATGCGGATTATTTAACGAAGGACAAAGAAGTTGTATTGGCAGCGGTTGAACAAAATGGAGATGCAGTTATATACGGGGATATTGTACTAAGGCGCGGCAAAGACTTTGAAAAAGTCATATCAGCGGTCATCGAAAAAAATAAGGGTACTTCTGATTTTGCAAAAAAAAGAGAACTCGCATTAGATAAGGTTAAAGGATTTTGGCGAAATTTAGAGGAAATGGATGCCCCCTTCAAAAAGGACAAGGAAATAGTACTGGCAGCTGTTAAAGAATATTGGGGGGCATTGCAGTATGCTGATGAAACCTTAAGGAACGACAAAGAAGTTGTATTAGCAGCTGTTAAACAAAATGGAGCGGCTTTGGAATATGCGGATAATACCTTAAAGAAGGATAAAAAAATAGTACTGATAGCTGTTGAACAAGACGGAAAATATTTGCAGCATGCGGATGAAAGCTTAAAGAAGGACAAAGAAGTTGTACTGGCAGCGGTTGAACAAAATGGATTTGCATTGCAGTACGCGGATAAAAGCTTAAGAAAGGACAAAGAAGTTGTACTGGCAGCGATCGATGAAATCGGATTGGCGATAGAATATGCGGATGAAACCTTAAAGAAGGATAAAGAAGTAGTCCTGGCAGCAGTTAAAGAATCTGGAGGTGTATTGCAGTATGCGGATGAAAGCTTAAAGAGGGATAAAGTATTTGTATTGACAGTTGTTAAAAAAGCCGGAAGTGAACTTCAGTATGCGGATGAAACCTTAAGAAAGGATAAAGAAGTTGTATTAGCGGCTGTTAAACAAAATGGAGGGGCTTTGCAATATGCAGATAGAAGTTTTAGAAAGGATAAAGAAGTTGTATTGGTTGCTGTTAAAACAAATAAATATGCATTACAGTATGCGGATGACAGCTTGAGATATGACAGAGAAGTGGTGTTGGCTACCGTGCCCTCATTAGACGATATTTACAATTCAAACACAGGCCAAAATGATTATTTATCATTATTTGTTTCAAATATTCTGCTTATGGGATTTTACGAAGAAAGCGATGCTTCTCTTAAAGCTTTAGCGCATTCAGGAAAAGGAATGCTGTCATCCTACAGGACGATCAATCAGCAGATAGAAAAAACCGGTCTTAAAGGGTTAAGCAATATTGATCCGGACTCGGCCAATAAATTAATTTCAATAATTGTTGAAATATATGGGTATCATGACCTTTGGGCGACGAGATCAAAATACAGTGTCATGAGAGATATCAGGCTGATAGAAATGTCAAATATTTCGGTTATAGCAAAAATTCTTTCTCAGGAGGGGAAGATGGAGACCCCCAAAATAACAACATATAAGTTTGATTGGAGTGGCAGACCATCTATACCTGTCAATCTCCCTTCAAATGTTTACTGGTACAAAAAAGACATCCCTGAATTGCGCTCCCTGCTTAACAGTAAATATGAAGTGTACAAGAAAGCAGCCGCAAAAGCTCTTGAAAAGATAGCTAAGGATGGCGTTGAAGATCAGGAGCTTGAAGCGGGAAACAAACCCTCGCCTGAAAAAGCTCAAGCTCTTAGAAAGATGATGGAAGACAAAGATTGGACATTGAGATACAGAGCTCTTGAAGCGCTGCGCATCAGCGGTGCGGATGCAGCCGAACTTACACCGGAAATACTCAAGCTGTTTAATGACAAAGATTGGTATGTCCACAACAGCGCCGCACTGATCATCGAGAAAAACAAAGAAAAGCATATTGAATATTTGAAAGACAGTATCAAGACCGGATCAGAGTTTGCGCAAGAAAGGGCTAAAGATATACTTGGCCCAACAAATCCAAAATAA